The Nitrospira sp. genomic sequence TCCGTGCTGGCAGAAGAAGCGGACGCGTATTTCGATGTGCCGGCCCCTTCTCCCTTTATGATGTTGACGGTCTCTGTGAAGCCTAGTGCGAAGGGCATTATCCCGGCGGTGGTGCATGTGGACGGGTCGGCGCGAGTTCAAACGGTCGATCGGCAAGCCAATCCCCTCTTTCATCAATTGCTGCAGGCCTTCGCCCGGCGGACCGGGGTCCCGGTTCTCCTCAACACCTCCTTTAATGTGCAGGAGCCGATCGTCTGTTCGCCGGAAGAAGCGGTTCGCTGCTTCCAGCGCACCGAGGTCGATTGGCTGGTATTGGGGAACCTGCTTGTGGCAAATCAGGCCGGTTCCCGCCTGCTATGAAACGCTCGCGTCGGAATGGTATGCCGGCGAGCTCAGGTCAGGGACCCGCCATTCGCACTTCGGCATTGAATGCCCTTCTGCTTCTGATCATTGCGAACTTTGCGCTCCAGCCGTTGACCGAGCCGGACTTTGGCTGGCATTTGCGGACCGGATTGGATTGGCTCATGACCGGAGGGCATCTGCCGTCGCTCGATCCCTACTCGCACACGATGCCGGATTGGCCCTGGGTGGAGCATGCGTGGCTGACTGATCTCGTGCTCGGGTGGCTCTACAGCATCGGAGGTCCCGCCGGGGGCCTGCTTGTCATCGCGTTCTTCGGTCTCGTCACAGCTGCGGCCTGGATCATTGCGGCGCGGACCGGGCAGGCGATCTGGCCGCTTCGCCTGGCGGCCTGCGTCTTGTCCTTATGGGTGGCACTGCCGTTTCTGGGGGCGCGTACGCAAGTGGTGACCTTGCTTGGTGTGGCGGTGGTCCTGATGGTGCTTGATCGGTTGCGACAAGGTGCAAGCTGGATGATCTGGATCCTCCCGCCGCTGTTTCTTTTCTGGGCCAATCTGCACGGCGGATTTACGGCGGGGCTCTTTCTCGTGGCGGTCGTGGTCGGGTTGAATTGGTGTGTGGCCATGATTGTTCGTGTGCGGCCCGATGTGGTTGGAAGGTTGGATGAGTGGCATCTGCCGCCGGCTGATCTGTGGCGGCTGACGCTGGCTACCGGGCTTGCCGGGCTGGTGACGCTTCTGAATCCCTATGGCTGGCGGCTCCACCAAGAAATTATGGATTCGCTGGCGAATCACTTTATGGTGGCGACGCTCCAGGAATGGCAGCCGCCTTCCCTGGAGACCTTGGCTGGCCGACTGTTTGGTGTTTATCTGGGGGGACTGACGGTCGCGGCGGGGCTCTGGTATCGGCGACTTGAGCCTGTGCGCATCGGAGTGTTATTGGCATTTCTCTTCGTAGCCTGCCGGCATCTGCGGAACATCCCGCTTTTCTTGATCGTGAGTCTCCCTCTCGCCGTTGAGTTGCTACAAATTGGGTGCGACCGGATAGTTTCGGCCCTGAAGCTGCGGCAGCGTGGATCGGCACAGTGGGCGATGGGCGTCACGGGGGTACTGGCCTGCTTGCTGATCGTTCTCGGTCCCGATCATGTGAGAGAGGTGTGGCGGTTTGGAGCGAATCCTGACGTCGCATTTCGCCAAACGTCCTATCCTATTGAAGCGGTCCAGTGGATTCGCGCCCATCGCGATCGCTTGGGGACCAGACCGGTCCACGACTATCAGTATGGTGGCTTTCTATTGTGGCAGCTGCCGGGACTCAAGACATTCATTGATGGGCGGATGCCGGCCTGGCAAATCGGAGATCGGTGGATCTTCAAGGATTATGTCGATCTTGTTTCTGCACCGGTTCCTCGGACGGATCTCCTCGACAAATACGCGGTGGATTGGGCGTTGCTGAAACGAGGGACGGCGCTTGCGGCTCTGTTGGCCGCGACGCCGGGGTGGAGCCACGAATACGAGGATATGAAGGTGGTGATTTATACGAGGGGGAAGTTTCCGGCTGAGGGCGCTACTCCGTGATCGGGGAAGAATTACTGAGGGAGGCGACCGCGTCTGGTGCCGCAAGCGGAGAGTAGTATCCTCTGGCCGCGTTCCGGTGAATGATGGTGAATTCACGGAGCATGGCGATGCTATCCCGAACGAGCCGCACCTTCGATCCCGGTTGATCGGCCCAATTCACGGGAACTTCGGCGATCCGATAGCCGCGCTGCTGAGCGATGAACAAGAGTTCAAGGTCAAAGCCGTAGCCATTGATGGTCGACACGGAGAAAAGATCGCGAGCGACTGATCGTTCGAATAGTTTGAATCCGCATTGCGTATCGCCGATTCCACGAATTCCTCCCAAGCGGACCATCGCGTTGAAGCAGCCGCCCAGGATGCTCCGGTGCCAGCGGGCGTTCACTTCGAATCCTCGCTGCCGGGAGGCCAGGCTCCGTGAACCGATGGCCACGTCGGCGCCGTTCCTGATGGCTTGTTCGAGCCGGTCGAGTTCCGTAATGGCGGTGGCCCCGTCGGCGTCAGTGAATAGCTGCAGCCGGCCTCGTGCGGCCAGCATGCCCTGCCTGACGGCCCCGCCTTTTCCCATGCAGGTCGGGAGCGGAATCACCCGTAACGCCGGGTCGGTTTTGGCAAAGCTACGGACGACTTTGATCGTGTCGTCCTGGCTGCCGTCATCAACGACGATGATTTCATAGGAGCGGTCTTGTCGGGAAAGCGAGTCGTGAATCGAGCGTAGATGGGGGAGTATACGCGTGGCTTCGTTGTGGGCTGGGATGACGATGGAGAGATCCAGTACTCTGTAGAATTCTTCCTGCGTCACCGGATCTTCCCCTTCGCGTCCTGCGTGGAAGTACCCTTGAAGTGATGCCACGGTAAAGGACTCTGTGCGCGATTTCAAGTGGGGCCGATCGACCCTAAGAGGACTTGACAGATCTGCAGAGGGGGAGCGAACGTATACTTAAGTGAGGGTCGATATATTACCATCCACTTGAGCCTGGAGGTGCCTCATGCACAATCTGGTTCGCGGTGCCGCTCTTCTGACAGTGTGTGTGCTCGTTGCCGCCTGTGCAAACGCGGTTCCTCCGAGTCGCATGGGCCACTATCTCAAGTTTGACCAACCCTCAGCCCCTGAATCGCTCCTCAAAACGGAGCCGCGTCCGTTAAAAGCCGGTTTGGTGCTCGTGCCGGATGAGCCGGATCAAACTGCCGCAGCCGTGTTACCCGAAGAGGCGCTCGTGCGATTAGGGGATACGCTCAAGCAGGATATTGCGCGGGTCTTACCTGTGACCGTGACCGAGGTATTTTCGGCGGGAGGGGTGCGTCCTCAGGATCAAGGCGGAGATCTCACCCGACTGGTCGATCTGGCGAAGAGTAAGGGTTTGGATTATTTGGCGGTGGTGGTGGTCTCGAGCGCAGAGCAGGAATATCCCGTCACGCTCTTCCTGGGATGGACCTCGCATGCGCAGCCGGGCTACCGACGGGATAATTGGTCGCTCTTGGAGTTTGCGTTGATCGAGGTCAAGTCCGGCAAGGCGGTCATGCAGGCCGAGGGGCGAGGATGGGCGACGTTGGATCGCCCCACAGCCCCGGGGATCAATCAATGGTACCCGGTCGTCTATCTCAGGCCGCAGGAGCCTGAGCGGCGGATCTGGCCGCCAACTTATGAAGGAGCTCCCAATACCTTGCGCGTGGTATCGTTTGAGCAAGCCGAGAAACGGCTTGCATTGAAGCTTCAGAACTCCTGGCTGGGTCAGCTGGAAGCCGATGCGGCGGCTCGCCGAAGCAGTTGAGTCTTATGGCTGGCTCGTCACGTCTGGCGTTCATGTCTTTCGGCAAGTCCTCTTCAGGTCGCTGTATAGGCAGCCTGAAGAGGACTTTTCCTCTTTGAAGCCCAAGGAATGATTAGTGTAAGATATACCGTTCGATCGGTCGCTACCCAGCTGGTTGCCGATCAGAGTGAGGTGTCTTGTGAGTTCAACCGTCGGGAGGAACTGAGCATGGTCTATCGGAGTCAGCAGGCGACCAAGTTTGTCATTGGTTGTGGGCTTGTACTTGCGGCCACGGTCGCAGGCGGGCTGATCGGAACCCCCGCTACATGGGCGGCAGGAGTTCCTCCGGCATTTACCCAAGGTTTTTCTGAGATCGTGAAGAAAGTGACCCCTGCCGTCGTGAATATCGCCGTGACGGGCGGTGGCGGGGAAGGTGGTCGTCGCCGGGGCGGGCTCCCGCCCGGACCGTTCGGCGGACCTCCTGGTGGTGGTGAAGAACCGGGTGGAGGAGATCTTCCGACGCCGCCTCCGATGCCGCCAGGCCCTCCAGGGGGGCATGGACGGCCTGAGCAAAGCGCCGGATCGGGGGTCATTCTGGATCCCAATGGCTACATCGTCACAAACAACCATGTGGTCGAAGGTGCAACGCAGATTACGGTGACGCTGAGTGATCGGCGTGAGTTCACGGCCAAGACCGTGGGAACAGATCCCAAGACCGATTTGGCGGTGATTAAGATTGAGGCGAAGGATTTGCCTTCGCTGAAGTGGGCCGACTACGACAAGCTGGCGGTGGGAGATCTGGTGTTGGCCGTCGGCAGTCCGTTCGGACTAAGTTCCACGGTGACGTTGGGCATCATCAGTGCGTTGGGCCGCGGGAACGTGGGCATCGCCGATTACGAAGATTTTATTCAGACCGACGCGGCGATCAATCCGGGTAACTCCGGCGGGGCACTGGTGAACATGAACGGCGAATTGATGGGTATCAATACCGCCATTTTCTCCCGCACCGGTGGTTCAGAGGGAATCGGGTTTGCCATTCCCAGCAGCATCGCGGTGGATATTGTCGATAGCCTTCAAAAAACCGGCAAAGTCGTCCGCGGCTGGATGGGCGTGGCGATTCAGGAAATTACGCCGGCCTTGGCCAAGTCGTTTAAGTTGCCGGAGCAGCGCAAGGGCGTGCTCATCAGCGACGTGAATGAAAATGGACCGTCGGCTGCCGCCGGGATGAAGCGCGGCGACGTGGTCATCGCGTTCAACGGCAAGGAAGTTCAGAGCGTGAGCCAGCTGCGTAATCTGGTGGCGCGGACCATGGTAGGCAAAGATGCCCAAGTGAAAGTCCTGCGCGACGGGAAAGAGCAAACCATCTCCGTGAAGGTCGCTGAACGGCCGTCCGACGAGTTGCTGGCCAAGAAGGATGCGGCTCCACCCAAGGAACAGGGTGAGACGATCAAGTTGCCGGACAATGTGCTGGCGTCGCTCAAGATTCAAGCGTTGGACAATGCGATCATGAGCCAGATGAACATCCCGGCCAAGACGACGGGCGTGGTCGTCACCAGCGTGGAGCCGGGCGGTCAGGCCGAAGCGGCGGGATTGCAGCGTGGGGACATCATTCAGGAGGTCAATCACGAGACCGTCAAGACCGTGGACGACTTTCTGAAGGCTGCGAACAAGATCAAGAAAGACGAATTGGCCGTGCTGCTGGTGAATCGGCAGGGCAATAGCCTGTTCGTGGCAGTCAATCCAAAGTAGATCGAGTATGCGGCGCCGGTGATCAGGTGTGATCCGGCGCCGCATCGTTCTGTACGATGAGGGCGCGGTGCTGAACGATTTCAACCGGTGGTTGCAAGACTCGGTCTTCAAGCCTCTGGAAGACAAAAAAATGCCGGTCATGGAGCACCTGGTGGAGCTCCAGGTCCGGCTCACACGCGCCGTCATCGTGACGGCGATCGTGTTTGTCGTCACGTTTTTCTACGCCGATGCCCTTGTGAAGTGGCTCCGCATCCCCCTCCAGAATATGTTCGTGCCCAGCACGTTGTCCTGGGAGCCGACGGACCTGGCAACGGTCCCGTTTGTCTTTCTGGCTCCCGGTGAAGCCCTCTGGCAGAACGTCAAAGTGGCGGGTTTGTTCGCCGTGGTGCTGGCGACGCCGTATATTCTCCTGGAGTTTTGGCAGTTTGTCGTACCGGGGCTGCACGTGCAGGAGCGTCGCTTTGTCGGCCCCTTCGTCATGTTGAGCACGCTGGCGTTTCTGGCCGGAGTGACCTTCTCATTTTTCTTTGTGCTGCCCTTCGCCTTGAATTTTCTCATTTCATACGGCGTGAATGCCGGCTTTATTCCCCAGTTGTCGATCGCCCAGTACGTCGGTTTCGCCCTGTGGTTTTTGCTCGTCTTCGGACTGATCTTCGAAGTGCCGCTGGCGATTACGCTGATGGCCAAGCTAGGCTGGGTCGATGCGCCGTTTCTGCGGCGCTATCGAAAATGGGCGCTGCTGGGGGCCTTTATCATTGCCGCCATTCTCACGCCGACGCCCGATCCCTTCAACCAGTGCCTCATGGCGTTGCCCCTGTATGTCTTTTATGAAGTCGGCATCATCAGCGCCGGCTTCTTCAATAAGAAGAAACCGGCGCCGGAAGAAGCCGACGCCGCGGATGTGCCGCCGCTGACGCCGGCGACCGTGCCGGCCGGTGCCGCGCGCATGTCGAAGTCCGGCGACAGCGAGTATGTTGGAGTGCCGAGCGGGAATCCCCGTCGATAACCGAAGCCTGAGGCTTCATGTCATATAGAAGGACACACTATGGCCCGTGAACTGAATGTCATTCAACCGCCCACATCCGGGGGAAGCGATGCCTGCACCTACATGTGGGCCTGCGCGATTTGTGACGAGAACGAATCTTGTCAGAAGGATAAAGAAGGCCATAGCCGATGGCTCGTCGCCAAGCGGATGGAGCGCATCGAGTACAAAGTGCTGATCATGAGCAACAAGGGCGGTGTGGGGAAGAGTACCTGCACGACCAACCTCGCGGTCAGCCTGGCACTCAAGGGCTGGCACGTGGGCATCTGCGACATGGACATTCACGGGCCGAACATTCCGAAGATGGTCGGGGCAGAAGGACAGAAGCTCAAGATCAGCACCTCAGGCGGCATCATTCCTTTTCAGGCCTATAACCTGAAAATCGCGTCCATGTCGTTCCTGCTCCAGAATCCCGATGACCCCATCATCTGGCGCGACGCGTACAAGTATGAATTCATCAATCAGCTGTTGGGCGGCGTGGAGTGGCAGGATCTGAACTTCCTGTTCATCGATTTGCCGCCGGGGACCGGCAACGAATCGGTCACGACGATCGACCTGCTCGGCAATGTGAGCGGCGCGGTCATTATCACGACGCCGCAGGAAGTCGCCCTGTTGGATTCGCGCAAGTCGGTGACGTTCTGCAAAGACAGTGAAGTGCCGATCATCGGCATCGTGGAAAACATGAGCGGTCTGGAGTGCCCGCATTGCCATCAGAATATCGAAGTGTTCCGGAAGGGCGGGGGGGAAGCTTCCGCCAACGACATGGGTGTGCCGTTCCTTGGGCGGATTCCGCTCGATCCCGATGTCGTGATGCAGTCGGATGCGGGCGAGCCGTTTGCGATGTTCAATTCCGATACGGCGACGGCTGAGTGCTATCACAATATCGCCAATCAAATCGAAGCGTTTTGTAAGAAGAGCGGGTCGCTGGTAAAAGTGGCGCCGCGGCACGCGCCACATTGAGATGGGAGCGATTGTGAAGGCGAACGACGCAACCGAAGGACTCACGCGCCTTGAAGAGGCACAGCGGATCGTCTTGGAGGCCACTCCGACGCTGGGCCTGGAGAAAGTGTCGATCCTCGACGCGCTTGGACGTGTATTGGGCGAGGATATCGTCGCCGAGCGGGACAATCCGCCGTGGAATAACAGCGCCATGGACGGGTTCGCCGTGCGCTGGGAGGATATCAAACAGGAGCATGCGATCGAAAAGACCGTCACGCTGAAGGTGATTGAAGATGTCCCGGCCGGGAAAATGCCGACGAAGTCCGTCGGTCCCGGGCAGGCGATTCGTATTATGACCGGGGCGCCGATTCCGCAAGGAGCGGATACGGTACTGAAGGTGGAAGATACGGAGCACACGCCGGATTCCGTTCGCGTCTTCAAACCTGAACCGCGCGGGTCCAATATCCGGCCGCAAGGCGAAGATGTGAAGAAGGGCGAATGCATCATTGCCAAGGGGACGCAGATTCGTCCCGGTGACGCGGGCATGTTGGCGATTCTCGCGAAGTCCTTCGTCTTTGTCTATCAGCGCCCGCGGGTGGCCATTCTGTCGACGGGCGATGAGTTGGCCGATCTGGATGAGCGATTCAGCGAAGAGAAAATCATCAATTCGAACAGCTACGGGATTGCCGCGGCGGTACAAGAAGCCGGCGGCATTCCGTTTCTGCTTGGGATTGCCCGCGATACTCCGGCGGCGTTGAAGGAAAAGATTTCCCATGGGCTGACGGCGGATGTGTTGGTGCTGTCCGGCGGTGTGTCGATGGGGGATTACGATTTCACCAAAGCCGTGTTTCGCGAATTGGGCGCCGAGATGAATTTTTGGAAGCTTGCGATCCGTCCGGGGCAACCCCTGGCCTTCGGCAAGATTCAGGGCAAGTTGGCCTTCGGCCTGCCGGGGAATCCGGTCTCGTCGATGGTGACCTTCGAGCAACTGGTGCGACCCGCCATCTTGAAGATGAACGGGCACCGGACCTACGGGCGGCCGCTGGTGCATGCAGTCATCCAGGAGAAGTTTTCGAAACGAACGGACCGCCGGCATTTCCTCCGCGGCGTGCTGACGCGGGAAGACGGCGTCTTTAAAGTTCGGACGACCGGTGCGCAAGGGTCGGGAATCTTGACTTCGATGGTGAAGGCGAATTGCTTGATCGATATTCCGGTCGAAGTGGAACGGGTGAATCCGGGCGATCTGGTGACCGTGCAATTATTGAGCGGGGAAGCCTGGAAAACGCAGTCGGAAGAGACTCACAGCATCGGGCATAAGACGTCCTGTTGTTGATCGTGGAAAGGGACTGAGTTCATGCCGGTGCCCATCGTGTCATTTGTCGGCCGGTCGAACAGCGGCAAGACCACGCTGATTGAGCGCGTGATTCCCGAGTTGGTGCGGGCGGGTTATCGCGTGGCGACAGTGAAGCATGCCGGCCACGGGTTCGATCTCGATACTGAAGGGAAAGATAGCTGGCGCCATAAACGTGCGGGGGCCAGCAGTGTCATCGTGATGTCCCGCGGCAGTCTGGCGATGTTTGCCGATGTGCCGGAGGAAATGAAGGTTGAGGAAATTCGGGACCGGTTTCTCGATGGCTCCTACGATCTCATTATTGCGGAAGGCTGGAAGAGCGAGGGGTATCTGAAGATCGTCGTCATCCGTGAACAGGTCGGCGAAGTGCCGGTCTCTCCCGACGGGCTGTTGGCGGTGGTATCCGATAAGCCGATCGATCTTCCTGTGCCGGTGCTCGATTTGAACGATGTCACGGGTGTCGCGGCCCTCATCATCAAGCACTTTCCGCGCGTCACGCATGAATTGGAACCGTAAAGCGACGCTGGTTCTGGCCCTGATCGTCGGAGCATTCGCCTTCGGCGGGATCGCAATTCCCCTGACCAATCATCCGCAGTTCTGTGCCAGTTGTCATACCATCACGCCCTCGTATGACAGCTGGGTGACGTCGTCCCATAAAGAGGTGACCTGTGTGGCCTGCCATGTCCGTCCCGGCCTTGAAGGATGGATGCATGACAAAGCATGGAATGGGACGAAGGATTCGATGATTCATCTGTTCGGCACGCCGACCGATTCCCACAATCTTCAGGCGAAGGTGGAGTCGGATGTCTGTTTGGGTTGTCACCGGAACATTCTGCGGGTGTCTGAAATCGCCACGCGGGATCTGCCTCCGCCTGTGAAGGACGTGGGGCTGGTGATGAGTCACCGGGCGCATATGGAGGCCTTTGGTGTGAGGGGGCAGGGCGAGGGGTGCACCACATGCCATTCAGCCGTGGTGCATGAAAAGCCGATCAAGGGCTATCCGATCGTGATTCCTCGTGGCCATGTGTCGGCTGACAGCCAGCCCTGGTATCCCGATCATCCCGAAGGATCGTATCTCCGCACCAGGACGTTGTCCGACTGTTTTCGCTGCCATGACGGCAAGCAGGAGTATCAGGGGAAGCCGGTCAGCCGGAAGTGCGAGACGTGCCATATCCCTGAAAAAATCAGTGCGGCCTTATTGTTCAATTGAGATCTGAGACTTTTGCGATGGCGTCACCCGTTCTTGAAGTCCGTAATCTGACCAAAACGTTCGGCGACTTTACGGCCGTCAACGGCATTTCGTTCGCCCTGCACCCTGGTGAGATCCTCGGAGTCTTAGGGCCGAACGGCGCGGGCAAGACGACGACGATGCACCTGCTGCTGGGTCTCATTACACCCACTTCCGGGACGATCTCGATGTTCGGGATGGATCTGGAGACTCATCGGGAGGCCATTCTGCAGCGGGTGAATTTTTCATCCACGTATATGTCGATGCCGCAATCGCTGACGGTCGAAGAAAATCTGTGGGTCGTGGCCCGGCTCTATGGCCTGCCCGATGTCCAGCGAAAGATCGATGACATTGTGAAGAAGTTGGAGATGGGGGAGTTTCGGCACAAGGTCACGCGCAAGCTTTCGTCGGGGCAGATGACCAGGCTCACGCTGGCGAAGGCCTTTTTGACTGAGCCGAAGATCCTCTTCCTGGACGAACCGACGGCCAGCCTGGATCCTGATATCGCGCATAAGATCCGGGCCTTGCTGAAGGATGAACAGCGCGCTTCCGGGTTGAGTGTTCTCTATACCTCGCATAACATGCGGGAGATGGAAGAAATGTCGGATCGCATTATCTTCCTCCAAAAAGGAAATCTTGTGGCAGAGGGTACGGCTGCTCAAATTGTCTCCCGTTTCGGACAGACAGATCTCGAAGATGTGTTTTTGAAGTTAGCCAGAGAATCGTAGCGGCCCCGCAAGGCGGGGAAGGAATGGAGCGCTCCTATCATGGTAGAGACAGCCATCTCGTTTGTACTAGGGCTGGTGCTGGGCGGATTTGGAATCAGTGCCTGTTGGGGACTCTTTTGGTCGATCCTGGCCATCGTGGGCGTGCTGCGCGGCACCAGTAAGTGGCAAGTGGTGCGGGCCAGCCTGACTGCGGGATTGGTCCCTCTCCTGATGGTGACAGCGGTGGCGTGGATGATGGATAGCGCGCGCGTGGGTACCTGGCCCTTTCTGCTGGGAGTGGCGGGAATTCCGGTGACGCTGCTCGGATTGGGTCTGAGAAAATTACCGGACGGCACGCGTGTCGGCGAGCGGCTCGTGGGTGGAGCCCAGACGATGATGGATACCATGCTGGGACGGCATCATGAGTGCGGAGGATGCGGTGAGGAACATCACCACTAAGGCCTAATGAAGCTCCACCGAATTACTGCCATCGTGTTCCGTCACCTCTACCTCTATCGCCGGAGCTTGCCCCGGATTATGGAGATTTTCTACTGGCCGTTTCTCGATCTCGTCATCTGGGGATTTATTACCCTCTATCTCGCGCGGTATCAGACGCAGGTTCCCGGCTTCGTGACCTTTTTCCTCGGAGCGCTGATCCTCTGGGACGTGCTGTTCCGGTCGCAACAGGGGATCACGATTTCGTTCCTCGAAGAACTCTGGTCCCGCAACCTGATGAATCTGTTCGCGAGTCCGC encodes the following:
- a CDS encoding molybdopterin molybdotransferase MoeA, giving the protein MKANDATEGLTRLEEAQRIVLEATPTLGLEKVSILDALGRVLGEDIVAERDNPPWNNSAMDGFAVRWEDIKQEHAIEKTVTLKVIEDVPAGKMPTKSVGPGQAIRIMTGAPIPQGADTVLKVEDTEHTPDSVRVFKPEPRGSNIRPQGEDVKKGECIIAKGTQIRPGDAGMLAILAKSFVFVYQRPRVAILSTGDELADLDERFSEEKIINSNSYGIAAAVQEAGGIPFLLGIARDTPAALKEKISHGLTADVLVLSGGVSMGDYDFTKAVFRELGAEMNFWKLAIRPGQPLAFGKIQGKLAFGLPGNPVSSMVTFEQLVRPAILKMNGHRTYGRPLVHAVIQEKFSKRTDRRHFLRGVLTREDGVFKVRTTGAQGSGILTSMVKANCLIDIPVEVERVNPGDLVTVQLLSGEAWKTQSEETHSIGHKTSCC
- a CDS encoding NapC/NirT family cytochrome c, which encodes MNWNRKATLVLALIVGAFAFGGIAIPLTNHPQFCASCHTITPSYDSWVTSSHKEVTCVACHVRPGLEGWMHDKAWNGTKDSMIHLFGTPTDSHNLQAKVESDVCLGCHRNILRVSEIATRDLPPPVKDVGLVMSHRAHMEAFGVRGQGEGCTTCHSAVVHEKPIKGYPIVIPRGHVSADSQPWYPDHPEGSYLRTRTLSDCFRCHDGKQEYQGKPVSRKCETCHIPEKISAALLFN
- a CDS encoding glycosyltransferase family 2 protein; protein product: MASLQGYFHAGREGEDPVTQEEFYRVLDLSIVIPAHNEATRILPHLRSIHDSLSRQDRSYEIIVVDDGSQDDTIKVVRSFAKTDPALRVIPLPTCMGKGGAVRQGMLAARGRLQLFTDADGATAITELDRLEQAIRNGADVAIGSRSLASRQRGFEVNARWHRSILGGCFNAMVRLGGIRGIGDTQCGFKLFERSVARDLFSVSTINGYGFDLELLFIAQQRGYRIAEVPVNWADQPGSKVRLVRDSIAMLREFTIIHRNAARGYYSPLAAPDAVASLSNSSPITE
- a CDS encoding Mrp/NBP35 family ATP-binding protein yields the protein MARELNVIQPPTSGGSDACTYMWACAICDENESCQKDKEGHSRWLVAKRMERIEYKVLIMSNKGGVGKSTCTTNLAVSLALKGWHVGICDMDIHGPNIPKMVGAEGQKLKISTSGGIIPFQAYNLKIASMSFLLQNPDDPIIWRDAYKYEFINQLLGGVEWQDLNFLFIDLPPGTGNESVTTIDLLGNVSGAVIITTPQEVALLDSRKSVTFCKDSEVPIIGIVENMSGLECPHCHQNIEVFRKGGGEASANDMGVPFLGRIPLDPDVVMQSDAGEPFAMFNSDTATAECYHNIANQIEAFCKKSGSLVKVAPRHAPH
- the tatC gene encoding twin-arginine translocase subunit TatC, with amino-acid sequence MIRRRIVLYDEGAVLNDFNRWLQDSVFKPLEDKKMPVMEHLVELQVRLTRAVIVTAIVFVVTFFYADALVKWLRIPLQNMFVPSTLSWEPTDLATVPFVFLAPGEALWQNVKVAGLFAVVLATPYILLEFWQFVVPGLHVQERRFVGPFVMLSTLAFLAGVTFSFFFVLPFALNFLISYGVNAGFIPQLSIAQYVGFALWFLLVFGLIFEVPLAITLMAKLGWVDAPFLRRYRKWALLGAFIIAAILTPTPDPFNQCLMALPLYVFYEVGIISAGFFNKKKPAPEEADAADVPPLTPATVPAGAARMSKSGDSEYVGVPSGNPRR
- the mobB gene encoding molybdopterin-guanine dinucleotide biosynthesis protein B; this translates as MPVPIVSFVGRSNSGKTTLIERVIPELVRAGYRVATVKHAGHGFDLDTEGKDSWRHKRAGASSVIVMSRGSLAMFADVPEEMKVEEIRDRFLDGSYDLIIAEGWKSEGYLKIVVIREQVGEVPVSPDGLLAVVSDKPIDLPVPVLDLNDVTGVAALIIKHFPRVTHELEP
- a CDS encoding Do family serine endopeptidase, translated to MISVRYTVRSVATQLVADQSEVSCEFNRREELSMVYRSQQATKFVIGCGLVLAATVAGGLIGTPATWAAGVPPAFTQGFSEIVKKVTPAVVNIAVTGGGGEGGRRRGGLPPGPFGGPPGGGEEPGGGDLPTPPPMPPGPPGGHGRPEQSAGSGVILDPNGYIVTNNHVVEGATQITVTLSDRREFTAKTVGTDPKTDLAVIKIEAKDLPSLKWADYDKLAVGDLVLAVGSPFGLSSTVTLGIISALGRGNVGIADYEDFIQTDAAINPGNSGGALVNMNGELMGINTAIFSRTGGSEGIGFAIPSSIAVDIVDSLQKTGKVVRGWMGVAIQEITPALAKSFKLPEQRKGVLISDVNENGPSAAAGMKRGDVVIAFNGKEVQSVSQLRNLVARTMVGKDAQVKVLRDGKEQTISVKVAERPSDELLAKKDAAPPKEQGETIKLPDNVLASLKIQALDNAIMSQMNIPAKTTGVVVTSVEPGGQAEAAGLQRGDIIQEVNHETVKTVDDFLKAANKIKKDELAVLLVNRQGNSLFVAVNPK
- a CDS encoding ABC transporter ATP-binding protein; amino-acid sequence: MASPVLEVRNLTKTFGDFTAVNGISFALHPGEILGVLGPNGAGKTTTMHLLLGLITPTSGTISMFGMDLETHREAILQRVNFSSTYMSMPQSLTVEENLWVVARLYGLPDVQRKIDDIVKKLEMGEFRHKVTRKLSSGQMTRLTLAKAFLTEPKILFLDEPTASLDPDIAHKIRALLKDEQRASGLSVLYTSHNMREMEEMSDRIIFLQKGNLVAEGTAAQIVSRFGQTDLEDVFLKLARES